One window of Streptomyces sp. SUK 48 genomic DNA carries:
- a CDS encoding DUF6624 domain-containing protein: protein MSPQPQLPLLARDLITRVQEAAEHWSCRIRHGVDVVEIGQFRHVDHANASFLQLVLAEHGWPGHRLVGVDGCRAAWCLALHADRFDLQRAAVRLLHRAVAEGDAPGWQEVHLQDRALIMGAQAQEWGTQYRITPTGVQRCSVREPAGLDARRASVGLPPAATAMAALLDRLAVSRQAADPTGEVDALLPLAEAA, encoded by the coding sequence ATGAGCCCACAGCCCCAACTTCCCCTCCTCGCCCGCGACCTCATCACCCGCGTGCAGGAGGCCGCCGAGCACTGGTCGTGCCGTATCCGGCACGGCGTAGACGTCGTGGAGATCGGCCAGTTCCGGCACGTCGATCACGCCAACGCCAGCTTTCTCCAGCTCGTCCTGGCCGAGCACGGCTGGCCGGGACACCGCCTCGTGGGCGTGGACGGCTGCCGTGCCGCCTGGTGCCTCGCCCTTCATGCCGACCGGTTCGACCTCCAGCGCGCGGCAGTCCGCCTCCTTCATCGCGCTGTCGCCGAGGGCGATGCCCCGGGCTGGCAGGAGGTCCACCTCCAGGACCGCGCACTGATCATGGGCGCCCAGGCGCAGGAGTGGGGCACCCAGTACCGGATCACTCCCACCGGAGTGCAGCGGTGCTCTGTTCGGGAGCCTGCCGGACTCGACGCCCGCCGTGCATCGGTCGGCCTGCCGCCCGCCGCCACCGCAATGGCGGCGCTGCTCGACCGCCTCGCCGTATCCCGCCAGGCCGCCGATCCGACCGGCGAGGTCGACGCACTGCTCCCACTGGCGGAGGCGGCATGA